A genomic region of Ignavibacteria bacterium contains the following coding sequences:
- a CDS encoding methionyl-tRNA formyltransferase — protein sequence MKIIFFGTPEFAIPSLNALLENGYEISAVVTVPDKEKGRGLKPEPSPVKKFALSKNLKVLQPEKLKDENFFHQLKEVNPDLGIVVAYRILPKEVYTLPKFGTFNLHASLLPKYRGAAPIQWALINGEKVTGVTTFFLQEKVDTGNIILQREVLIDDEDYFQTLHDKLAQIGAELVIETVKLIENGSYNLKVQDDSKATRAPKITKEICQINWHQRAQQIHNLVRGLSPVPAAFTYLGNKLIKIYKTKLTNENSDAEAGVIEVKNDEILVSTSDYKISILELQPESRKKMSAKEFLLGYKNLIDQYKKFSF from the coding sequence ATGAAAATAATTTTTTTTGGCACACCAGAATTTGCAATTCCTTCTCTAAATGCTTTGTTGGAAAATGGATATGAAATATCTGCAGTTGTAACTGTTCCCGATAAAGAGAAAGGGCGAGGTTTAAAGCCTGAACCATCACCAGTAAAAAAGTTTGCTCTTTCAAAAAATTTAAAAGTTCTTCAGCCAGAAAAATTAAAAGATGAGAATTTTTTTCATCAGCTTAAAGAAGTAAATCCCGATTTGGGAATTGTAGTTGCTTATAGAATTCTTCCTAAAGAAGTTTACACTCTACCAAAGTTTGGTACCTTTAATCTTCATGCATCACTTCTGCCAAAGTATCGTGGTGCTGCACCTATTCAATGGGCATTAATTAATGGGGAAAAAGTAACTGGTGTAACAACCTTTTTTCTTCAAGAGAAAGTTGATACTGGAAATATAATTTTGCAAAGAGAAGTTCTAATTGATGATGAAGATTATTTCCAGACTTTGCACGATAAACTTGCGCAGATTGGCGCTGAACTCGTAATTGAGACAGTTAAATTGATTGAAAACGGTTCATATAATTTGAAGGTTCAGGATGATTCAAAAGCTACACGGGCTCCAAAGATTACTAAGGAAATCTGTCAAATCAATTGGCATCAAAGAGCGCAACAAATTCACAATTTGGTTAGAGGACTTTCGCCTGTTCCTGCAGCATTCACATATCTCGGGAATAAATTAATTAAGATTTACAAAACAAAACTTACGAATGAAAATTCAGATGCAGAAGCTGGAGTAATAGAAGTTAAAAATGACGAAATTCTTGTAAGCACATCAGATTATAAAATTTCCATTCTTGAATTACAGCCTGAATCTCGAAAAAAAATGAGTGCAAAAGAATTTTTATTAGGTTATAAAAATTTAATTGATCAATACAAGAAATTTTCGTTTTGA
- the speD gene encoding adenosylmethionine decarboxylase: MNPLGTQHIAEFIECNKTFLNDPQKLEQIIRNAIEYSGLHFEKIITHKFNPVGVTLLAIISESHIGLHTYPEAGHLSLDVFTCSHPSKQIKLIEYLQKALKPTSVKIAEITRGNPIEFKQDDWLTSRSEYGFEVKYHIQKILYSNKSSYQFIDVIENEHFGRMLFLDKDLQISEVDSEHYSHAMIDPVLQKKKKLKNVLILGGGDGGLLNFLLKHNPEKVTLVEIDEEVIKVSKKYLKKICGNSFNDKRVNLLIQDALQYLQSTRDKYDVLLYDLTMHPESFIKVEREKFLNDVFYHISRILNPKGIATFQVGSEYDKLTLRLVQKLLKKHFKQVNYSLHFLRSYCERWVFADVLK; this comes from the coding sequence ATGAATCCATTAGGCACACAACACATCGCAGAGTTTATTGAGTGCAATAAGACTTTCTTAAACGACCCTCAGAAGTTAGAGCAAATTATTCGAAATGCAATTGAATATTCGGGACTGCATTTTGAGAAAATCATTACTCATAAATTTAATCCAGTGGGTGTAACTCTTCTTGCAATTATCTCTGAAAGTCACATTGGTTTGCATACTTACCCCGAAGCAGGTCATCTTTCGCTTGATGTTTTTACCTGTTCCCATCCGAGCAAACAAATTAAATTGATTGAATATCTACAAAAAGCTCTAAAACCTACTTCAGTTAAAATTGCAGAAATTACAAGAGGCAACCCAATTGAATTCAAACAGGATGATTGGTTAACGTCCAGGTCAGAATATGGTTTTGAGGTTAAATATCATATTCAGAAAATTCTTTATTCTAATAAATCTTCCTATCAATTTATTGATGTTATTGAAAATGAACATTTCGGGCGAATGCTTTTTTTGGATAAAGATTTACAAATTTCTGAGGTGGACTCTGAACATTATAGTCATGCAATGATTGATCCTGTACTTCAAAAAAAGAAAAAGCTAAAAAATGTTTTGATACTTGGTGGTGGTGATGGTGGACTTTTGAATTTTCTATTAAAACACAATCCTGAAAAAGTTACACTCGTCGAAATTGATGAAGAAGTAATTAAAGTTTCGAAAAAATATTTAAAGAAAATTTGTGGTAATTCCTTTAATGATAAGAGAGTAAATTTACTTATTCAGGATGCACTGCAATATCTTCAATCAACAAGAGATAAGTACGATGTTTTACTTTATGATTTAACTATGCATCCTGAATCATTTATTAAAGTTGAACGTGAAAAGTTTTTAAATGATGTTTTCTACCACATCTCAAGGATACTTAACCCCAAAGGTATAGCGACATTCCAGGTTGGTTCTGAATATGACAAATTAACACTCCGACTTGTACAAAAACTATTAAAGAAGCATTTCAAACAAGTAAATTACTCCCTCCATTTTTTAAGAAGTTATTGTGAACGCTGGGTTTTTGCTGATGTATTAAAGTAG
- a CDS encoding cystathionine gamma-synthase, whose amino-acid sequence MGFSTDAIHGGQKPDPSTNAVIPPIHLTTTFYQEEIGKHKGYVYSRSGNPTRDVLQKNIATLEKGKYALAFSSGLAAIHAMSNLLKNGDHAIVSNDVYGGTYRLFERVLTNFGITFTFVDTTKVENVEKAIQPNTKLVHIETPTNPLLAISDIAEISNLCKSKNLILSVDNTFMSPYFQNPLELGADIVVHSATKYLGGHSDLLGGILILNSDELYEKLKFIQNAIGAVLSPFDSWLLLRSVKTLAVRMERHNQNAIKIAEFLNSHPKVRKVFYPGLQSHPQHLIAKKQMRGFGGMVSFEVDDFETAKNIIYKFQVFTLAESLGGVESLVCHPATMTHASIPKEIREKNGLTDGLIRLSVGIEDIEDLLNDLEQALK is encoded by the coding sequence ATGGGCTTTTCAACCGACGCAATTCATGGTGGACAAAAACCTGATCCTTCAACCAACGCTGTAATTCCACCAATTCACCTTACCACAACTTTTTATCAAGAGGAAATTGGTAAACACAAAGGTTATGTTTATTCAAGATCAGGGAATCCAACTCGAGATGTACTTCAAAAAAATATTGCAACTCTTGAAAAAGGCAAATATGCACTCGCTTTCTCAAGTGGATTAGCAGCAATTCACGCAATGTCAAATCTTTTAAAGAATGGTGATCACGCCATCGTTTCTAACGACGTTTACGGTGGAACATATCGTTTATTTGAGAGAGTTCTAACAAATTTCGGAATTACTTTCACTTTCGTTGATACGACAAAAGTTGAAAATGTTGAAAAAGCAATTCAACCAAATACTAAACTTGTTCACATCGAAACCCCAACAAACCCACTTCTGGCAATAAGCGATATTGCAGAGATTTCAAATCTTTGTAAATCTAAAAATTTGATTCTGAGCGTCGACAACACTTTTATGAGTCCTTATTTCCAAAATCCTCTTGAGCTGGGGGCAGATATTGTAGTTCATAGTGCGACAAAATATTTAGGCGGTCATAGTGATTTGCTTGGAGGAATTTTAATACTTAATTCTGATGAACTTTACGAGAAATTAAAATTTATTCAAAATGCAATCGGGGCTGTACTTTCACCTTTTGACAGCTGGCTTCTTTTAAGATCTGTTAAAACTTTGGCAGTAAGAATGGAACGACATAACCAGAATGCAATTAAGATTGCCGAGTTTTTGAATTCACATCCAAAAGTTAGAAAAGTTTTTTATCCAGGTCTACAATCTCATCCTCAGCACTTAATCGCAAAAAAACAGATGCGTGGATTTGGTGGAATGGTTTCATTTGAAGTAGATGATTTTGAAACTGCTAAAAATATTATTTATAAATTTCAAGTCTTCACACTCGCTGAAAGTCTAGGCGGTGTTGAAAGCCTTGTCTGCCATCCCGCGACTATGACTCACGCTTCGATACCAAAAGAAATCAGAGAAAAAAATGGTCTTACCGATGGTTTAATCAGATTATCTGTTGGAATTGAAGATATTGAAGACCTGCTAAATGATCTTGAACAAGCATTAAAATAG
- a CDS encoding aminotransferase class I/II-fold pyridoxal phosphate-dependent enzyme, which yields MNSNDKYSKETHLIYGKAFTTKWDYNHHVVPPVSSSTTFRLDSVERGALGFSEFGHFSELPDTEPPIYIYDRLGEPNKEILEENLAAAESGETAVTFASGMGAISGVLGILTKSGDEIVAHKTLYGCTFSLLNNWYPRYNIKTIKVDLTNPENLDAAISEKTKVVYFETPANPNLELIDIEAIVKKVAEYNKNRSEENQIKIVVDNTFATPYCQRPIEWGVDFVVHSLTKNIGGFGTDIGGVVIGKKKYRDILMLYRKDFGGVLSSKSAWPIMVYGLPSLAIRMKVEIANAMKVAEFLAQHPKVDFVNYPGLPSFKFYELARKQMIDFHGNFAPGNMIYFALKGNTPEEGREKGRAMMNYIAQNAYTLTLAVSLGHVRTLIEHPGSMTHSMIPAEEQIKEGIDPAGIRMSIGLENADDIIKDLEDALNQI from the coding sequence ATGAATTCAAATGATAAATATTCAAAAGAGACTCATCTAATTTATGGGAAAGCTTTCACTACAAAGTGGGATTATAATCATCATGTAGTTCCACCTGTTTCGTCATCAACTACATTCCGACTTGACTCAGTCGAGAGAGGGGCGCTTGGATTTTCAGAGTTCGGACATTTTTCAGAATTGCCTGACACCGAACCGCCAATTTACATTTACGATCGACTTGGTGAGCCAAATAAAGAAATTTTGGAAGAGAATCTTGCTGCTGCTGAATCAGGAGAAACAGCTGTCACATTTGCAAGTGGTATGGGTGCTATTTCTGGTGTTCTTGGAATTCTTACAAAATCGGGTGATGAAATCGTTGCTCATAAAACTCTTTATGGTTGTACTTTCTCTTTGTTAAATAACTGGTATCCAAGATATAATATCAAAACAATAAAAGTTGATTTAACCAATCCAGAAAATCTTGATGCTGCAATCTCTGAGAAAACTAAAGTTGTTTATTTTGAAACTCCTGCAAATCCAAATCTTGAATTAATTGACATCGAAGCTATTGTAAAAAAAGTAGCTGAATACAATAAAAATCGTTCTGAAGAAAATCAGATTAAAATTGTTGTTGATAATACTTTTGCAACTCCTTATTGTCAGAGACCCATCGAATGGGGAGTAGATTTTGTCGTTCATTCATTAACAAAAAATATTGGTGGATTTGGAACTGATATTGGTGGAGTTGTAATAGGTAAAAAGAAATATCGAGACATTTTAATGTTGTATCGAAAAGATTTTGGTGGTGTTCTTTCTTCAAAAAGTGCCTGGCCAATTATGGTTTATGGTTTACCATCTCTCGCTATTCGAATGAAAGTAGAAATAGCAAATGCGATGAAAGTCGCAGAATTTTTAGCTCAACATCCTAAGGTTGATTTTGTCAATTATCCTGGACTTCCTTCTTTCAAATTTTATGAACTTGCCCGAAAACAAATGATAGATTTTCATGGAAATTTTGCTCCTGGTAATATGATTTATTTTGCTTTGAAAGGAAATACTCCAGAAGAAGGACGAGAAAAAGGTAGAGCTATGATGAATTACATTGCTCAAAATGCTTATACTCTTACACTTGCTGTTAGTCTGGGACACGTTCGAACGTTAATTGAACATCCCGGTTCGATGACTCACTCTATGATTCCAGCTGAAGAACAAATAAAAGAAGGAATTGATCCTGCTGGAATTCGAATGTCAATTGGACTTGAAAATGCTGATGATATCATTAAAGATCTGGAGGATGCATTAAATCAGATTTGA
- the pgeF gene encoding peptidoglycan editing factor PgeF: MKPLIIKSYLLGQFKNVVHGISTRIGSVNDFNFNLGNFSNSSEKQIQKNRDNFFKALRIDKNRVVFQQQVHSDKFSFVTEPGLIKENDALVTNQKNLFLIVTIADCIPILFYDDQNKIAGVVHSGWRGTQSQILLKTIEFCKNEFNLSLKHTYFYFGPSICKDCFEVDEDVAVKFDQQFVSKKGNKFLVNLPEINLKYLLDSGFKKENIHISKLCTFEMTNLFHSYRRDKENSGRMLGVIGMV; this comes from the coding sequence ATGAAACCGTTAATTATTAAGAGTTATTTGCTTGGTCAGTTTAAGAATGTCGTTCACGGAATCAGCACTCGAATTGGTTCTGTGAACGACTTTAATTTTAATCTTGGAAATTTTTCCAATTCAAGCGAAAAGCAGATTCAAAAAAATCGAGATAATTTTTTTAAAGCACTAAGAATTGATAAAAATAGAGTTGTCTTTCAGCAACAGGTTCATTCCGATAAATTTTCATTCGTGACGGAACCGGGCTTGATAAAAGAAAATGATGCATTGGTAACAAATCAAAAAAATTTATTTCTTATAGTGACCATTGCCGATTGTATCCCAATTCTCTTCTATGATGATCAAAATAAAATCGCTGGGGTTGTTCATTCTGGTTGGCGAGGAACTCAATCTCAAATCCTTTTAAAAACAATTGAGTTTTGTAAAAACGAATTTAACTTAAGTTTAAAGCACACTTATTTTTACTTTGGTCCTTCAATTTGCAAAGATTGTTTCGAGGTTGATGAGGATGTTGCAGTGAAATTCGATCAGCAATTTGTAAGCAAAAAAGGAAACAAGTTTTTAGTAAATCTGCCAGAAATCAATCTTAAATATTTGCTCGATTCTGGTTTCAAAAAGGAAAACATACATATTTCTAAACTCTGTACATTTGAAATGACAAATTTATTTCATTCTTATAGGCGGGATAAAGAAAATTCTGGAAGGATGCTTGGAGTAATTGGTATGGTTTAA
- a CDS encoding DMT family transporter, with protein sequence MSEKKIFIPLMYFLICFFWGSSWYVIKLSLEYVTPFINLGSRFLISAVAILIVMKYTNTKLDLSAESIKLYLILGFFSYSIPFSLVYWAEQTIPSSLASILFAMNPFFVAILSSIFIKEESLSLTRIVGIILSFTGIVFIFKDGLKIELSHYLPGMIAVIFSALMQASIAVTIKKKGGHLSPLSMNFIPTLIAGIFLVFIGLASENLKSNHFNIDAILMIIYLAVFVTVFNFTAYYSLLKKMSVVILSLTSFITPLIATFIGVFIGGERLSKNISTGAFFVLTGILIANWEGIKKFYHQKKVKSL encoded by the coding sequence ATGAGCGAGAAAAAAATTTTTATTCCATTAATGTATTTTCTTATTTGTTTTTTCTGGGGCTCAAGCTGGTATGTGATAAAATTGAGTCTTGAGTACGTTACACCTTTCATTAATCTCGGATCAAGATTTTTAATATCGGCAGTTGCAATTTTAATCGTGATGAAATATACAAATACTAAACTGGATTTATCTGCCGAGTCAATCAAACTTTACTTAATACTTGGATTTTTCTCTTATAGTATTCCATTTTCACTTGTCTATTGGGCTGAACAAACAATTCCATCATCACTTGCTTCTATTCTTTTTGCGATGAATCCATTTTTTGTCGCAATTCTCTCTAGCATCTTCATCAAGGAAGAATCGTTAAGCTTAACAAGAATTGTGGGAATTATTTTATCATTTACAGGGATTGTATTTATCTTCAAAGATGGATTGAAAATTGAACTTTCCCATTATTTGCCTGGAATGATCGCTGTAATTTTTAGTGCTTTGATGCAAGCAAGCATTGCGGTAACTATTAAGAAAAAAGGTGGTCACTTAAGTCCACTAAGTATGAACTTTATCCCAACTTTAATCGCGGGGATTTTTCTTGTCTTCATTGGTTTGGCGTCTGAAAATCTGAAATCTAATCATTTTAATATCGATGCAATTTTAATGATCATATATCTGGCGGTTTTTGTGACAGTCTTTAATTTCACAGCTTACTACTCGTTGCTTAAAAAGATGAGTGTTGTAATTCTATCTCTTACCTCTTTTATCACGCCGTTAATTGCGACCTTTATTGGAGTTTTTATTGGTGGTGAGAGATTATCAAAAAATATTTCCACTGGAGCTTTCTTTGTTCTCACAGGAATTTTAATCGCAAATTGGGAAGGAATTAAAAAGTTTTATCATCAAAAGAAGGTTAAAAGCTTATGA
- the folB gene encoding dihydroneopterin aldolase, translating into MKGTLKIQNAVFYAYHGVMTEEQNLGRKFEVDVELKYDFSKAAETDKLEYAVNYEKVYQALREILTENKFYLVEKLAVIIGKRILDKFINVEEVKVSVRKLHPPIGGLIDYVEASIELKR; encoded by the coding sequence ATGAAAGGTACATTGAAAATTCAGAACGCAGTTTTTTATGCTTATCATGGTGTAATGACTGAAGAACAAAATCTAGGTAGAAAATTTGAAGTTGATGTTGAACTAAAATATGATTTCTCTAAAGCAGCAGAAACGGATAAACTCGAATATGCTGTAAATTATGAAAAAGTCTATCAAGCATTAAGAGAAATCCTGACTGAAAATAAATTTTATCTGGTGGAAAAACTTGCAGTGATTATCGGTAAAAGAATACTTGATAAATTTATAAATGTAGAAGAAGTTAAAGTCAGTGTTAGAAAACTGCATCCGCCGATTGGTGGATTAATTGATTATGTTGAAGCCTCAATCGAGTTGAAAAGATGA
- the folK gene encoding 2-amino-4-hydroxy-6-hydroxymethyldihydropteridine diphosphokinase: MSIVFLSLGSNKGNRFLNLIASLIKISQLSNTRIEKISSIYETEPYKIKDQQNFLNLVISLTTTFDPTDLHRNLLMIEKEVGRKTKGDFGPREIDIDILFYDDLTIDFPELKIPHYDLHNRKFVLIPFVEIEPDFIHPVFKKNIKELLSQLNVNLKVTKLT; this comes from the coding sequence ATGAGCATTGTTTTCCTTTCGCTTGGTTCAAATAAAGGGAACAGATTTCTAAATTTGATTGCCTCACTAATAAAAATTAGTCAGTTATCAAATACGAGGATTGAAAAAATTTCTTCGATATATGAAACAGAACCTTATAAAATTAAAGATCAGCAGAATTTCTTAAATCTTGTAATTTCCTTGACTACTACATTCGATCCGACTGACCTGCACAGAAATCTTTTAATGATTGAAAAAGAAGTTGGGAGGAAAACGAAAGGAGATTTTGGACCTCGCGAGATTGATATCGATATTTTGTTCTATGATGATTTAACAATTGATTTTCCAGAATTAAAAATTCCTCATTATGATTTGCACAATCGTAAATTTGTCCTAATTCCATTTGTTGAAATAGAACCCGATTTTATTCATCCTGTTTTCAAAAAAAATATAAAAGAACTACTTTCGCAATTAAATGTCAATCTAAAAGTAACCAAATTGACTTGA
- a CDS encoding deoxynucleoside kinase, whose product MTEKNKRKELQYIAIEGVIGAGKTTLATLLSERLNADLVLEQFEINPFLEKFYKDRRRYAFQTQIFFLVNRYIQQQNLLQANLFKQYLVSDYIFEKDRIFASINLEGDELKLYETLASQLEKNILKPDLVIYLQSSVDRLMENIRKRDRTFERNIQRSYIEQLNEAYNHFFFAYKSTPLLIVNTNEIDFINNKEDLENLIQLIFREDRAYIEYYSPKPKGLL is encoded by the coding sequence ATGACAGAAAAAAATAAAAGAAAAGAATTACAATATATCGCTATAGAAGGCGTAATTGGAGCTGGAAAAACTACTCTTGCAACCTTACTCTCTGAGAGACTAAACGCCGATCTTGTTCTGGAACAGTTCGAAATTAATCCATTCCTTGAAAAATTTTATAAAGATAGAAGAAGATATGCATTCCAGACTCAAATCTTTTTTCTTGTCAATCGTTACATTCAACAGCAAAATCTTCTTCAGGCGAATTTGTTTAAGCAATATCTTGTTAGTGATTATATTTTTGAGAAGGATAGAATTTTTGCTTCGATTAATCTTGAGGGCGACGAACTAAAGCTATATGAGACGCTTGCCTCACAGCTCGAGAAAAATATTCTCAAACCCGATCTGGTAATTTATCTTCAATCTTCAGTTGATAGATTAATGGAAAATATTAGAAAACGAGATCGAACCTTCGAAAGAAATATTCAAAGGTCATACATTGAGCAATTAAACGAAGCATACAATCACTTCTTTTTCGCTTATAAATCGACACCTTTACTTATAGTTAATACAAATGAAATTGATTTCATTAATAATAAAGAAGATCTGGAAAACTTAATACAACTTATATTCAGAGAAGACAGAGCATATATTGAATATTATTCTCCAAAACCGAAAGGGTTATTATAA
- a CDS encoding glycosyltransferase family 9 protein, with the protein MKRLIIHLLKAFLKSKNKNLPAPSELIERLGNKPRILVVRQHNQLGDMLLSNSLFRAMKENLPESFICVVASKENYDAIISNKFIDCVVLFDKQKLWNPIRLIKFFHDLKNFKFDLAIVPVTVSISFTSCLIARLSKAKFTVGPKSLDGRTNKYSFMFDYAIDVGSDENDNRHISEKIQDIIKPFGIYTNDLSEHILITDETRKFAQDFFSIVKEKKVGLHIGAGKIPNRWSVFKFAEVINYLYTEYDAFVFLTIGKWDEDLLKQILPLLKKEPVVLKNFPIPKLAAIIDEADLFISNDTGIMHVAGSTKTPLIALFGPTNPEQWAPVGFNKFYIRKSTNIDDIDIEDVITLIDKIFSNQTINEGK; encoded by the coding sequence ATGAAGAGATTAATCATTCACCTATTAAAAGCTTTTCTGAAATCCAAGAATAAAAATCTTCCAGCTCCTTCTGAATTAATAGAAAGACTCGGAAATAAACCAAGAATTCTGGTTGTCAGGCAGCATAATCAACTTGGTGATATGCTGCTTTCAAACTCGCTTTTTCGTGCGATGAAAGAGAATTTGCCAGAATCGTTTATTTGTGTCGTTGCAAGTAAAGAGAATTATGATGCAATTATTTCAAATAAATTTATTGATTGTGTGGTTCTTTTTGACAAACAAAAATTATGGAATCCCATCAGATTAATAAAATTTTTTCATGATCTTAAAAATTTCAAATTTGATCTTGCGATTGTACCTGTTACAGTTTCGATTTCTTTTACAAGTTGTTTGATTGCTCGTTTATCTAAAGCAAAATTTACTGTCGGTCCAAAGTCTTTAGATGGAAGAACGAACAAATACTCTTTCATGTTTGATTATGCGATAGATGTTGGTTCGGACGAAAATGACAACAGACATATTTCAGAAAAAATTCAGGATATAATAAAACCTTTTGGAATTTATACTAATGACCTGTCTGAACATATTTTAATCACAGATGAAACAAGGAAATTTGCGCAGGATTTTTTTTCAATAGTGAAAGAGAAGAAAGTTGGTCTTCACATTGGTGCAGGCAAGATTCCAAATCGATGGAGTGTTTTCAAGTTCGCCGAAGTAATTAATTATCTTTATACTGAATATGACGCATTCGTTTTTTTGACCATCGGAAAATGGGATGAAGATTTATTAAAACAAATTCTACCATTATTAAAGAAGGAACCAGTGGTTCTTAAAAATTTTCCTATTCCAAAATTAGCTGCAATTATAGATGAAGCGGATCTTTTCATCTCTAATGATACTGGTATAATGCATGTTGCAGGTTCGACAAAAACTCCATTGATCGCTTTATTTGGTCCAACAAATCCTGAACAATGGGCTCCAGTTGGTTTTAATAAGTTTTATATAAGAAAAAGTACCAACATTGACGATATAGATATCGAAGATGTTATCACATTAATTGACAAGATTTTTTCTAACCAAACAATAAATGAAGGAAAATGA
- a CDS encoding Ppx/GppA family phosphatase has protein sequence MNPQRIAAIDLGTNSFHLVIVELKNLERLRSIEELEASRNFEILYRQREIVRINFGSGKETDYLTEDGIQRALKVLKEFKEKIDEYGAKVHAIATSAIREAKNRDEFISFVKQNLGIEIKIVSGFEEARLIYLGVLQGLNVYDKQILLIDIGGGSTELLVGKRGKILYAGSFKLGAVRLTQVFFDGGKNFSDDRKRDCEEFIRKTIDQNLKPIKDLGFELVIGTSGQIQSIARLLYLSGTDAEKFKTFHGQYFTSKQFDKVSKKILGATSLEELQIIPQLDEKRAEIIVPGTLILKVIMDALKIDRITVSAYALREGIIIDAIEKYYKEEQKLKEISDEAEKIKEQKLKEVIEFAKSYNVDLKHSLQVKKIALKIFDELKPLHNLDENARELLEYAAILHDIGYYISVAKHHKYSYFIIRNSNLVGFSEKEIELIANVARYHRKATPKEKHPNFTQLNEDEKRIVQILSAILRLSDGLEKTHSALINDIKIIPDNGNKSYIMILRYLTYPPETELWAAEKRKKIIEKLLDIKIQLKLEQLNY, from the coding sequence ATGAATCCACAACGAATTGCAGCTATTGATTTAGGAACAAATTCATTTCACTTAGTTATTGTTGAACTTAAAAATTTAGAACGCCTCCGCTCAATTGAAGAACTCGAAGCGTCAAGGAATTTTGAAATTCTATACAGACAACGAGAGATAGTTAGAATAAATTTTGGTTCTGGTAAAGAAACAGATTACTTGACCGAAGATGGGATTCAAAGAGCGCTTAAGGTTTTGAAAGAATTCAAAGAAAAAATCGATGAATATGGTGCAAAAGTTCACGCAATTGCAACAAGTGCAATTCGGGAAGCTAAAAATCGAGATGAGTTTATTTCTTTTGTAAAACAAAATCTTGGAATTGAAATCAAAATTGTCTCTGGATTTGAAGAAGCTCGATTGATTTATCTTGGCGTCTTGCAAGGATTAAATGTCTACGATAAACAAATTCTTTTAATTGACATTGGCGGAGGAAGTACTGAATTACTCGTTGGCAAAAGAGGAAAAATTCTTTATGCTGGCAGTTTTAAACTCGGCGCTGTTAGATTGACGCAAGTTTTTTTTGATGGTGGAAAAAATTTTTCTGATGATAGAAAGCGTGATTGTGAAGAATTTATTAGAAAAACTATTGATCAAAATTTGAAACCGATTAAAGATCTTGGTTTCGAATTAGTGATAGGAACATCAGGGCAAATTCAATCTATTGCAAGGTTGTTATATCTCTCTGGTACTGATGCAGAAAAATTTAAAACCTTTCATGGTCAATATTTTACATCTAAACAATTTGATAAAGTATCTAAGAAGATTTTAGGTGCAACATCACTTGAAGAATTACAAATAATTCCTCAACTCGATGAAAAGCGCGCAGAAATAATCGTGCCTGGTACTCTGATTCTAAAAGTAATTATGGATGCTCTAAAAATTGATCGAATAACAGTGAGTGCATACGCTTTAAGAGAAGGAATTATAATTGATGCAATTGAAAAATATTATAAGGAAGAACAAAAGCTAAAAGAAATTTCTGACGAAGCTGAAAAAATCAAAGAACAAAAACTGAAGGAAGTCATAGAATTTGCAAAATCATACAATGTTGATTTAAAACACTCCTTACAGGTGAAGAAAATTGCGTTAAAAATTTTTGATGAACTAAAACCTTTACATAATCTAGATGAAAATGCAAGAGAATTACTCGAGTATGCAGCAATTTTGCATGATATTGGTTACTATATTTCAGTCGCTAAGCATCATAAATATTCTTACTTTATAATTCGAAACTCAAATCTTGTTGGTTTTTCAGAAAAAGAGATAGAATTAATTGCCAATGTCGCTCGTTATCATCGAAAGGCAACTCCTAAGGAAAAACATCCGAATTTCACTCAACTTAATGAAGATGAAAAAAGAATCGTTCAGATACTTTCAGCGATTTTAAGATTGTCAGATGGACTTGAAAAAACACATTCTGCGTTAATTAACGACATTAAAATTATTCCTGACAATGGAAATAAGTCATACATTATGATTTTGAGATATTTAACTTATCCGCCCGAGACAGAATTATGGGCTGCAGAAAAAAGAAAAAAAATCATTGAGAAGTTACTGGATATCAAAATTCAATTAAAATTAGAGCAATTAAACTATTAA